Proteins encoded within one genomic window of Phototrophicus methaneseepsis:
- a CDS encoding GntR family transcriptional regulator, with protein MNNNLLRNAPLKDQALEILRDLIMRGQITPEQKLTEQGVMDMLNIGRMPARDALMKLEEQGLVVTKPDARYVVKLGAQDIRQLFDIRKALELLAIEGAAQHCTEADCARLHGILREMDIAVSEGDVTTYIQTDLNIHQTIWDISRNPHLIKMLRSMTGPIYMFISSHTTIQHNWDEVMDLHSTLVQAVCDHDHDSAIEAINVHMSNSLEWSLKIFDKE; from the coding sequence GTGAATAACAACCTTTTACGAAATGCACCTTTAAAAGACCAGGCTCTTGAAATTCTGCGCGATCTCATCATGAGGGGGCAAATCACCCCGGAGCAGAAGCTGACTGAGCAGGGCGTCATGGACATGTTGAATATTGGCCGCATGCCCGCGCGTGATGCACTGATGAAGCTTGAGGAGCAGGGGCTGGTTGTGACGAAGCCCGACGCACGTTATGTGGTGAAGCTGGGCGCGCAAGATATTCGGCAGCTCTTTGATATTCGTAAAGCGCTTGAGTTACTCGCTATAGAAGGCGCTGCCCAGCATTGCACAGAAGCAGACTGCGCCAGGTTGCACGGCATCCTGCGAGAAATGGACATCGCTGTTTCAGAAGGCGATGTGACGACCTACATCCAGACGGACCTCAATATTCACCAGACCATCTGGGATATATCCAGAAACCCGCACCTCATCAAAATGCTGCGGTCAATGACTGGCCCCATCTACATGTTCATCTCAAGCCATACCACCATCCAACACAACTGGGATGAAGTGATGGATCTGCATTCAACGCTAGTTCAGGCAGTGTGTGATCATGATCACGATTCTGCTATAGAGGCGATCAACGTTCATATGAGTAACTCACTTGAATGGTCGCTGAAGATATTTGACAAAGAATAA
- a CDS encoding GH39 family glycosyl hydrolase, with product MSSTYLGLPVRGVRVDLNAPQGPCEWWRHTLGHGGINTHPLPQHVVNGVKKLQPRLIRIFIQEAFKVYPEHGRFDWALLDAYMASFAATGAKVVASIDIKPAPLFPEIDHTIWMPNDVEEWQQVIAAMVHRYSVENPIVTYWEIGNETDIGEDGGTPYLIPDPDDYMAFYKMTIKPILEVFPDAKVGGPASCWIDNQPLVGFVERCLEEGVRLDFISWHRYNNNPDMHVLGVEKAKKRLEGFGDHRPEMLYTEWAPNFMSVKDGLDRHQALHNQNIAIQETASEPYRAAIIAASIIGMLGAGLDWSFYYHIWDQCFYPDEFRSFYSERGLGLMYEHWNEVPHRFGVFGVDGEVRPHYFVYQMLTHLGPETIAAESDDPAVRLLATRGEDGASILLVNYDLSATRDQIIQLCFQDPDPGEKLLTVYRIDKDQNWSEETLELQPVERRTVVTMDEYRCQVLLPANSVVLVKLVKKA from the coding sequence ATGAGCAGTACCTATCTCGGATTGCCTGTTCGTGGCGTCCGTGTCGACTTAAACGCGCCGCAAGGCCCCTGTGAATGGTGGCGGCATACCTTAGGGCATGGGGGCATCAATACGCACCCACTGCCACAACATGTGGTGAATGGCGTCAAAAAGTTACAGCCGCGCCTGATCCGCATCTTCATCCAGGAAGCATTTAAAGTATACCCGGAGCATGGCCGCTTCGATTGGGCTTTGCTGGATGCCTACATGGCGTCTTTTGCAGCTACAGGTGCGAAGGTCGTCGCCTCAATCGACATCAAGCCCGCGCCGCTCTTCCCAGAGATCGACCATACCATCTGGATGCCCAACGATGTGGAAGAATGGCAGCAGGTTATCGCGGCTATGGTGCATCGCTATTCTGTCGAGAACCCGATTGTGACGTATTGGGAAATTGGCAACGAAACCGATATCGGCGAAGATGGTGGTACGCCTTACCTGATCCCGGACCCGGATGATTATATGGCCTTCTATAAAATGACCATCAAGCCGATCCTGGAAGTATTCCCGGATGCAAAGGTGGGCGGCCCTGCTTCTTGCTGGATTGATAATCAACCCCTTGTGGGGTTTGTAGAGCGCTGCCTTGAAGAAGGCGTGCGGCTGGATTTCATCTCGTGGCATCGCTATAACAATAACCCAGATATGCACGTGCTCGGTGTGGAAAAAGCAAAGAAGCGCCTGGAAGGCTTTGGCGATCATCGCCCGGAAATGCTCTATACAGAATGGGCCCCCAACTTCATGTCGGTTAAGGATGGCCTGGATCGGCATCAGGCCCTGCACAACCAGAATATTGCCATCCAGGAAACAGCCTCAGAGCCTTACCGTGCGGCCATCATCGCCGCATCAATCATCGGTATGCTGGGCGCGGGCCTGGATTGGTCCTTCTACTATCACATCTGGGATCAGTGCTTTTACCCGGACGAATTTCGTTCGTTCTACTCCGAGCGTGGCCTTGGCCTGATGTATGAACATTGGAATGAAGTGCCGCATCGCTTTGGCGTGTTCGGCGTTGATGGCGAAGTACGCCCGCATTATTTTGTCTATCAAATGCTGACGCATCTCGGCCCTGAGACGATTGCTGCTGAATCCGACGATCCGGCTGTCCGCCTGCTGGCGACGCGTGGCGAGGATGGGGCGAGCATCTTGCTGGTGAATTATGATCTTTCAGCAACTCGTGACCAGATCATACAATTATGCTTCCAGGACCCTGACCCAGGTGAAAAGTTGCTGACAGTGTACCGCATCGACAAGGATCAGAATTGGTCAGAAGAAACGCTGGAACTCCAGCCTGTGGAGCGTCGCACGGTTGTCACGATGGATGAATATCGTTGTCAGGTGTTGTTACCGGCGAATAGCGTCGTTCTCGTCAAACTGGTGAAGAAAGCATGA
- a CDS encoding amidohydrolase family protein — MQNIHSHTWDTALHFQPETIKEADISRGYPLDLTVKFETFMQDMAPFDQVVVFGLKARRTGYWVPDEYVADFVAKAPEKLIGFACVDPTQPEHFEELTHAIDHLKMLGVKMGPMYAGFDPRDPMCDRVYTYCQDNGLPILFHTGTTFNHNAPLGYSRPWLFDDLAIKYPGLQMILAHIGHPFSEECLAVIRKHPHVYADVSALYYRPWQFYNTMIVAQEYKVTHKLLFGTDFPFANGQESVDGLRNVNHIIAESGLPRVSEQVIDDILERDSLTLLGITQ, encoded by the coding sequence ATGCAGAATATTCATAGCCATACCTGGGATACGGCCTTACACTTCCAGCCGGAAACGATCAAAGAAGCCGATATATCACGCGGTTATCCGCTCGATCTCACCGTGAAATTTGAGACATTTATGCAAGACATGGCCCCGTTTGATCAGGTTGTGGTCTTTGGCCTTAAGGCACGCCGGACAGGCTATTGGGTCCCGGATGAGTACGTCGCGGACTTTGTGGCGAAGGCACCCGAAAAGCTGATTGGCTTCGCGTGTGTTGACCCAACCCAGCCAGAGCACTTTGAAGAACTCACACATGCGATTGATCATCTGAAGATGCTCGGCGTCAAGATGGGGCCGATGTATGCCGGGTTCGACCCGCGCGACCCCATGTGTGACCGCGTCTATACCTACTGCCAGGACAATGGCTTACCTATTTTATTCCACACAGGGACGACGTTTAACCACAATGCCCCCCTCGGTTACAGTCGTCCCTGGTTATTTGATGATCTTGCGATCAAATATCCTGGCTTGCAAATGATTCTGGCTCATATCGGCCATCCCTTCTCAGAAGAATGTCTGGCGGTTATTCGCAAACATCCCCACGTCTATGCCGATGTTTCGGCGCTGTATTATCGCCCCTGGCAGTTCTATAACACGATGATTGTGGCGCAAGAATACAAAGTCACGCATAAGTTGTTATTCGGCACGGATTTCCCTTTTGCTAACGGGCAAGAATCCGTCGATGGGCTGCGAAACGTCAACCACATCATTGCAGAAAGCGGCCTGCCTCGCGTTTCCGAGCAGGTCATTGACGATATTCTGGAGCGCGACTCACTCACATTGCTAGGCATCACACAATGA
- a CDS encoding carbohydrate ABC transporter permease, with product MASIASQGIGSRFLELRASVRKNWWIYLTLVPPFALLTVFTLVPIVQSFLLSFKKWSLRKETWIGLANYERLLTDPVFWKAIENTLIYTIVVVSIGLAIALLLSELIRPLPRHTQTFFKASFYLPSVVAVVVVALVWRWIYNANSYGLLNYLLSFIGMDPVPWLQDSATAFPALMATSLIGGQGASIVLILAAMGNIPNHLYESARLDGSTRFSEFRFITVPLLKPTLLYLTVMNTISSFQVFTGIYLLTNGGPNNSTTTLAFSVYRSGFVQFDFGYASAQAVILFLFIAVFTVILFRFLSDEVEY from the coding sequence ATGGCATCCATAGCAAGCCAAGGTATAGGGAGCCGCTTCCTGGAACTGCGGGCAAGCGTACGAAAAAATTGGTGGATTTATCTGACACTCGTCCCACCATTTGCCTTGCTGACCGTATTTACGCTGGTGCCAATCGTTCAATCCTTTTTGTTAAGCTTCAAGAAATGGTCTCTGCGGAAAGAAACATGGATTGGGCTTGCAAACTACGAGCGATTGTTAACGGATCCCGTTTTTTGGAAAGCGATTGAAAACACACTGATTTATACGATCGTTGTGGTTTCGATCGGGTTGGCGATTGCGCTGCTCCTTTCGGAGTTGATTCGTCCCCTGCCGCGCCACACCCAGACGTTTTTCAAAGCCTCATTTTACCTGCCAAGCGTGGTTGCTGTCGTGGTGGTTGCGCTGGTATGGCGCTGGATTTACAACGCAAATTCTTACGGCCTGCTGAATTATCTGCTGTCGTTTATAGGGATGGACCCTGTACCCTGGCTGCAAGATAGTGCGACGGCTTTCCCGGCTTTGATGGCGACATCGCTGATCGGTGGGCAAGGGGCTTCCATTGTGCTCATCCTGGCTGCAATGGGCAACATCCCCAATCACCTTTATGAATCGGCACGGCTAGATGGGTCAACGCGTTTTAGCGAATTCCGGTTTATCACAGTGCCTCTGCTCAAGCCTACGTTGCTGTACCTGACTGTGATGAACACGATTTCTTCATTCCAGGTCTTCACGGGGATTTACCTGTTGACGAACGGCGGGCCAAACAATTCCACGACGACACTGGCCTTCTCTGTTTATCGGTCTGGATTTGTACAGTTCGATTTCGGCTACGCATCGGCTCAGGCTGTTATCTTGTTCCTGTTTATCGCTGTATTCACGGTTATTTTGTTCCGTTTTCTATCTGATGAAGTGGAGTACTAA
- a CDS encoding ABC transporter substrate-binding protein, producing the protein MKSSKSTHRALLLLMMLMLMIAGAVQAQDTVTIKWWDFPRAWAEPGTDEDPSAWNKMLADEYMAEHPNVTIEFTTIDWVEGPNKLNVALIAGEGPDVMYGYPALFGRMLALDVLAPITPALDAMSEEEVNDFYPAALDFVKRGEDYWAFPWYYNAEGEYAINMTLVEEAGALDLVPEGPSYSWTPDDLLELAQACTFTRDNGEQVWGIVFATNQATGIDIWPTWSFARMFGYELYDSANEISTFADDGGAEAFQYMYDLVETYQVSPPGTGGLTNDDREDLWNRQQACILINGGVEQQLAIAAGIESGTIEGPFEVIPVLPPAEEDVELKVAGGVGVQMVFDNGDQARLDAALDFTAWLTNSENLLVFKDLSPLTARASSVEALQSDDDPVTAWRMEYVLPSVASYSSHPQDLLISDAWMQAVQSLYAGESTPEEAAQFFQDEANRLLAEAVE; encoded by the coding sequence GTGAAATCTTCAAAATCAACACATCGTGCACTATTGTTGCTCATGATGCTGATGCTCATGATCGCCGGCGCCGTACAGGCACAGGATACTGTTACGATCAAATGGTGGGACTTCCCACGTGCATGGGCAGAACCGGGCACCGACGAGGACCCCAGTGCGTGGAACAAGATGCTGGCTGACGAATACATGGCCGAGCATCCCAATGTAACGATCGAATTCACCACCATCGACTGGGTTGAAGGTCCTAATAAGCTTAATGTCGCGCTTATCGCTGGCGAAGGCCCGGATGTGATGTATGGCTATCCGGCACTGTTTGGTCGTATGCTGGCACTCGATGTTCTGGCCCCGATCACCCCTGCGCTGGATGCTATGAGCGAAGAAGAAGTGAATGACTTCTACCCGGCTGCGCTGGATTTCGTCAAGCGTGGCGAGGATTATTGGGCATTCCCCTGGTATTACAATGCTGAAGGCGAATACGCTATCAATATGACCCTCGTGGAAGAAGCTGGTGCGCTGGACCTGGTGCCAGAAGGCCCCTCCTACAGCTGGACCCCCGATGATCTGTTGGAACTGGCACAAGCCTGTACCTTCACTCGTGATAATGGTGAGCAGGTCTGGGGTATTGTCTTTGCGACGAACCAGGCGACTGGTATTGACATCTGGCCGACATGGTCATTTGCTCGTATGTTTGGTTATGAACTGTACGACTCTGCCAATGAAATTAGCACCTTTGCTGATGATGGTGGTGCCGAAGCCTTCCAATACATGTATGACCTCGTAGAAACCTACCAAGTTTCCCCTCCGGGAACAGGTGGCCTGACCAACGATGATCGTGAAGATCTGTGGAATCGTCAGCAGGCTTGTATCCTCATCAACGGCGGTGTGGAACAGCAGTTGGCTATTGCCGCAGGTATTGAATCCGGCACCATTGAAGGCCCCTTTGAGGTCATCCCCGTGCTGCCGCCTGCAGAAGAAGATGTCGAACTGAAGGTCGCCGGCGGCGTTGGTGTCCAGATGGTATTCGATAATGGCGATCAGGCTCGGCTGGATGCTGCACTGGACTTTACCGCATGGTTGACCAACTCCGAGAATCTGCTGGTCTTCAAAGACCTTTCACCGCTAACGGCACGTGCTTCTTCGGTAGAAGCGCTCCAATCCGACGATGATCCTGTAACCGCCTGGCGTATGGAATATGTCTTGCCTTCCGTAGCTTCCTATTCCTCACACCCCCAGGACCTCTTGATCAGTGATGCATGGATGCAGGCCGTACAGTCTCTCTATGCAGGGGAAAGCACCCCGGAAGAGGCAGCTCAGTTCTTCCAGGATGAAGCAAACCGCCTCCTGGCGGAAGCAGTCGAATAG
- a CDS encoding zinc-dependent alcohol dehydrogenase: MKAVCLKGPRQVELVDVPVPDIANDQLLIRMGASTICTSDLNDIRANPFDIPLPVIIGHEAAGTVVGIGQDVTGFSLGDRITTHPVHPCGYCSACREGKQHLCLNMGHFGIDLQGTMAQYYYVRSDRARHIPDEMPFPLAALSEPVSVCLEALAQAKLKAGDSLLIMGDGPFGVLMARLAQTMDLAHVVVAGWQDFRLSFAKSAQKINTQHLEEPVPALLQPVDSGYDAVILAVGSAQAFHQGFQCLKPKGRLVVFSAIPEGAQVDLMTVHIKEMEIVGACNDQDRFDEAVQMLTNPALGIAELITHQFPLSQFEQALHLAENAHDQVMKIALIG; the protein is encoded by the coding sequence ATGAAAGCTGTGTGCCTGAAGGGCCCCCGGCAAGTTGAATTAGTCGATGTGCCTGTCCCGGATATTGCGAACGATCAACTGCTAATCCGAATGGGCGCCAGCACGATCTGCACATCCGATTTAAACGATATTCGCGCCAACCCGTTTGATATTCCCTTGCCTGTCATCATAGGTCACGAGGCCGCAGGAACAGTGGTTGGCATCGGGCAAGATGTGACAGGCTTCAGCCTAGGGGATCGCATCACGACGCACCCCGTGCACCCGTGCGGATATTGTTCAGCATGCAGAGAAGGTAAGCAGCATCTTTGCCTGAACATGGGGCACTTTGGCATCGACCTGCAAGGCACGATGGCACAATACTATTACGTCCGTTCTGATCGGGCCCGGCACATCCCGGATGAGATGCCATTCCCCTTAGCAGCCCTCTCCGAGCCTGTGAGCGTCTGCCTGGAAGCGCTCGCCCAGGCCAAGCTTAAAGCAGGGGATTCACTCCTGATTATGGGCGATGGGCCCTTCGGCGTGTTGATGGCGCGGCTTGCCCAGACGATGGATTTAGCGCATGTGGTCGTCGCGGGCTGGCAGGACTTCCGGCTATCTTTTGCGAAATCAGCCCAGAAGATCAACACGCAGCACCTGGAAGAACCTGTCCCTGCGCTCTTGCAGCCCGTAGATAGCGGCTATGATGCGGTGATTCTGGCCGTAGGGAGCGCGCAGGCCTTCCATCAAGGGTTCCAATGCTTGAAGCCGAAAGGCCGTCTGGTTGTATTTTCCGCCATCCCGGAGGGGGCCCAGGTCGATTTAATGACCGTGCATATCAAAGAGATGGAAATTGTCGGCGCATGTAATGATCAAGATCGCTTCGACGAAGCGGTACAGATGCTTACAAATCCGGCGCTCGGCATTGCAGAGCTCATTACGCATCAATTTCCACTCAGCCAGTTTGAACAGGCTCTACATCTGGCTGAAAACGCCCATGACCAGGTTATGAAGATCGCACTCATCGGATAA
- a CDS encoding carbohydrate ABC transporter permease, whose protein sequence is MASATKTQSTPSIFSMSLPRPGGCFGYIAYGILIFWAILSLMPLFWMFSISVTNVVTLLKMPPDLFPHPITFDNYQRLIEGSSVPRWMLNSMIVTFTNTVISIFVSSFYGYIFAKKDFPGKNLLFGILISTMMVPFFVVVIPVFLIFRDFQLLNSLWALIIPSIFSAFGVFLMRQTIKTLPGELIEAAKIDGCSEFGVYWRMILPLIKPGLAVLGIFTFVNSWNDFFWPLIVLNDPDMFTLQVGLPTLQGQWTDYGLVMAASSIAAMPTIILFLAFQRYFLQGITVGAIKG, encoded by the coding sequence ATGGCTTCGGCGACGAAAACCCAATCCACCCCATCAATCTTCAGTATGAGCCTGCCTAGGCCAGGGGGCTGCTTTGGATACATTGCCTACGGCATCCTCATCTTCTGGGCGATCCTGTCTTTGATGCCCCTCTTCTGGATGTTTTCAATTTCAGTGACGAATGTGGTCACACTGCTGAAGATGCCCCCTGATTTATTCCCGCACCCAATCACATTCGACAATTATCAGCGTCTTATTGAGGGCAGCAGCGTCCCGCGTTGGATGTTGAACAGTATGATCGTGACCTTTACCAATACGGTGATCAGCATCTTTGTGAGCTCGTTTTATGGCTACATCTTCGCAAAGAAAGACTTCCCGGGCAAAAACTTGTTGTTTGGCATTTTAATCAGCACGATGATGGTCCCGTTCTTTGTGGTCGTCATCCCCGTGTTCTTGATCTTCCGCGACTTCCAACTCTTGAATTCACTCTGGGCGTTGATTATTCCCAGCATCTTCAGTGCATTTGGCGTCTTTTTGATGCGGCAGACGATTAAGACGCTGCCCGGTGAATTAATCGAAGCCGCGAAAATAGATGGCTGCTCCGAATTTGGGGTGTACTGGCGCATGATTTTGCCATTGATCAAGCCGGGCCTGGCGGTGTTAGGCATCTTTACCTTCGTTAATAGCTGGAACGATTTTTTCTGGCCGCTGATCGTTCTAAACGACCCGGATATGTTCACGTTACAAGTCGGGCTGCCGACGCTGCAAGGCCAGTGGACGGACTACGGCCTGGTGATGGCTGCTTCCAGCATTGCGGCAATGCCTACGATTATCTTGTTCCTGGCATTCCAGCGTTATTTCTTGCAAGGCATTACCGTTGGCGCTATCAAGGGCTAA